The following proteins are co-located in the Lagenorhynchus albirostris chromosome 4, mLagAlb1.1, whole genome shotgun sequence genome:
- the LOC132519062 gene encoding uncharacterized protein LOC132519062, translating into MLSLLSVQVSANGTYWAYFPDPPILHACTWTDSIIPVTSSFPELTDGIRGVQGYKQFVINFNYSFTGQTDFPPICFFLGSGLIENSHTKNGCLSVVDAGFLTDSPKKPVGKDKTTRYLWSLLGKVVGQNQVYVNKHPAKNVHPPRYDDCDEAAGEATDKWVWIDIKTGYPSWIYCMYNKENKITIPGTKYYISDWSINFPEGDYRTYLGKGLLYPWNDSYIPRPLKSSSD; encoded by the exons ATGCTTAGCTTGCTTTCAGTTCAGGTAAGTGCCAACGGTACGTATTGGGCTTACTTTCCAGATCCTCCTATTCTACATGCATGTACTTGGACAGATTCCATTATTCCAGTAACCTCCTCATTTCCTGAATTGACCGATGGCATTCGAGGAGTACAAGGCTATAAacaatttgtaattaattttaactacTCATTTACAGGTCAGACCGACTTTCCtccaatatgtttttttcttggttCAGGGTTAATAGAAAATAGTCATACAAAGAATGGGTGTTTGTCAGTAGTTGATGCAGGATTCTTGACAGACTCCCCTAAAAAACCAGTAGGAAAAGATAAGACCACAAGATATCTATGGTCATTGTTAGGGAAAGTTGTAGGACAAAATCAAGTTTATGTTAATAAACATCCAGCTAAAAATGTTCATCCTCCTAGATATGATGATTGTGATGAGGCTGCAGGGGAAGCTACAGATAAATGGGTTTGGATAGATATTAAAACTGGATATCCTTCATGGATATATTGTATGtacaataaagagaataaaataaccaTTCCTGGAaccaaatattatatttcagattGGAGTATTAATTTTCCTGAGGGAGATTATAGAACATATTTAGGTAAAGGCTTGCTATACCCATGGAATGATTCCTATATTCCCCGTCCATTGAAG tCATCATCCGATTAA